Within the Flavobacterium sp. 9R genome, the region GGATTTCTATAGTAAAGAAAACTTTTGTTATGCTAACATAGTTACTGGGTTTTCAATGTATTGTTTTAATGTTTGTAAAAACTGAGCGCCTGTCGCTCCATCAATAGTTCTATGGTCACATGCTAACGATAACATCATAGTGTTACCAACTACAATTTGTCCATTTTTCACTACAGGTTTTTCAACGATTGCTCCAACTGAAAGAATAGCTGAATTTGGTTGATTGATGATAGAGTTGAATTCAGTAATTCCAAACATACCTAAGTTAGAAATGGTAAAAGTACTTCCTTCCATTTCAGTTGGTAATAATTTTTTGTTTTTTGCTCTTCCTGCTAAATCTCTTACACTAGCACCAATTTGTGATAAACTCATACCGTCAGTAAAAGATAATACAGGAACAACTAAACCATCTTCAACAGCTACTGCTACACCAATATTTACGTGATAGTTGATAGTGATAGCATCCTCTTTCCACTGTGAATTGATTTTTGGATGTTTTTTTAATGCCAAAGCACTTGCTTTAATAACCATATCGTTAAAAGAAACTTTGGTATCTGGCACAGTATTGATTACGGCTCTTGATTTCATAGCTTCGTCCATACTCACTTCAATTACCAAATTGTAATGAGGTGCTGTGAACAAAGATTCTGATAAACGTTTTGCAATAATCTTACGCATTTGCGAATTCTTAATTTCTTCTGTTGCTACTTGACCAGCAGGAATATAAGGTTTTGGAGCTGCTACAGCTTCTGTTTTAGCAGCTGGTGCTTGTTGTGAAGCTGTTTGAGGAGCAGTATTCGCTTGTGGTGTAAAGTTTTCGATATCGCTTTTTGTGATACGTCCATTTTCACCGCTTCCTTTTACTTGTGATAATTGGATTCCTTTTTCTGAAGCTAATTTTTTAGCTAAAGGGGAAGCCAAAATTCTTTGTCCGTCAGCACTTGGCTCTTGAACAGTTTCAATATTTTTTTCTGTAGTTGCGGGTGCAGCTGCTGTTTCTGTTGCTACAGGTGCAGCAGTAGTTCCGCCAGCAGTAAAGCCAGCTGCTACTCCAGTAATATCAGTTCCTGCAGGTCCAATAATAGCCAAAAGACTATCAACAGGTGCAGTATTTCCTTCTTGAATTCCTATGTAAAGTAAAGTTCCAGAATTGAAAGACTCAAACTCCATTGTAGCTTTGTCCGTTTCGATTTCAGCTAGGATGTCTCCTTCAGCAATGGTGTCTCCTACTTTTTTTAACCAAGTTGCAACGGTACCTTCGGTCATAGTGTCGCTTAAACGAGGCATAGTTACTACGATTACTCCTTTTGGAAGTTCTGTAGCGCTAGTAGTTGATGCTGGAGTGGTAGTTGCTTCTTTTGGAGCCTCTGTCACAGCTGGTGCTGGAGCAGTATCTCCGCCAGCAATTAAGGCAGTTACATCTTCACCTTCTGCTCCAATAATAGCAAGTAGCGAGTCTACGGGTGCAGTTTCTCCTTCTGGTATTCCAATATATAATAGTGTTCCTTCATTGAAGGATTCGAATTCCATTGTAGCTTTGTCTGTTTCGATTTCAGCTAGAATATCTCCTTCATTTATTTTGTCACCTACTTTTTTAAGCCAAGTTGCTACCGTTCCTTCCGTCATAGTGTCGCTCAAACGGGGCATTGTAATAATTGTTGCCATAATGGATTATAATTTGTGAGGGATGAATGGATAGTTTTCTTCTTCGTATACCATATCGTATAACTGTTGTAGTTCTGGGTATGGAGATTCTTCTGAGAATTTTACACACTCTTCTACTAAATCTTTTACACGTTGGTCAATTACTTCGATTTCTTCCTCTGTTGCGTATTTTTGATCCATAATTACATCTAAAACTTGAGTAATTGGATCTATTTTTTTGTATTCTTCGATTTCTTCTTTAGAACGATACAATTGAGCATCAGACATTGAATGTCCTCTGTAACGGTATGTTTTCATTTCTAAGAATGTTGGTCCGTCACCACGTCTTGCTCTTTCGATAGCTTCTGTCATTGCTTCGGCTACTTTCACCGGGTTCATTCCGTCAACAGGTCCGCAAGGCATTTCGTAACCTAATCCTAGTTTCCAAATGTCAGAGTGATTGGCAGTTCTTTCTACTGAAGTACCCATTGCATATCCATTATTTTCTACAATGAAAACTACAGGTAATTTCCATAGCATTGCCATATTGAACGCTTCGTGGAGTGAACCTTGGCGAGCAGCTCCGTCTCCAAAGTAAGTAAGAGTAACTCCTCCTGTATTGTTGTATTTGTCTCCAAAAGCTAAACCAGCTCCTAATGGGATTTGTCCTCCTACAATTCCATGTCCTCCGTAGAAACGGTGTTCTTTTGAGAAAATGTGCATAGAGCCTCCCATACCTTTTGAAGTACCTGTAGCCTTACCTAGAAGTTCAGCCATTACTCTTCTTGGGTCCACACCCATTCCGATTGGTTGTACGTGGTTTCTATAGGCGGTAATCATTTTGTCTTTTGTCAAATCCATAGCGTGGAGTGCTCCTGCTAAAACGGCTTCTTGACCATTGTACAAATGAAGAAAACCTCTTATTTTTTGTTGTATGTATAGAGCAGCTAGTTTGTCTTCAAACTTTCTCCAAAGAAGCATGTCTTCATACCACTTTAAATATACTTCTTTCGTAACTTCTTTCATCTGAAATAATTCTTTTGTAAGTGTTAATACTATTCGAAATGGTGTAAAATTTATTATAACGAAGTGCGGTTTTTGAAAACCGAACCTCTAATCCAACACAAATTTGCGAAATGCAAAAATAAGACATTCCGAGTAAGCAATAAAATTTAACAACCAGTTTTTATTCTGATTAGAGGAATTTTTTGTTAAACATAAAAGGGAGCAGGTTTTTAAGTGAATTAGACTGGTAGATTACACCTGTTTCTCCCATAAAATAAATTTCGATAGGTTGGTCTTGTTTGATTTCATATTCGGCTATGGATTGTCTACAAGCGCCACATGGAGGGATAGGTTCAGTAGTAGGGTTGGTGTCAGAAGCTGCCGTAATAGCCATTTTATTTATTCTTACTCCAGGATAATTAGCTCCAGCATAAAAAATAGCGACACGTTCTGCACAAAGACCAGATGGATAGGCTGCATTTTCTTGATTAGAACCACAAACTACTTTGTTGTTCTCCAAAAGTAAAGCCGCTCCCACTCTAAAATTCGAATAGGGAGCATAAGCGTTTTTGCGGATAGTAATCGCTTCGTGCATTAATTCCTGAATCTCAGCTGGCAGTTCTGTTATGCTCTCAAACTGTTTGAATGAGGTAGTAATGTTAATTTCTTTCATGTTTCTAAATTTATTGTGTAGCTACTATTTACTTTTAAATTAGTTTTTAGTACAATCTCGTTTTCATTATCGAGGAAAAAAAATCCAAATTTCAAGGCTTTTGCTTTTGAAATTTGGATTTATTATCAACTAAATGCGTTTTCTAATAATTTTCGTATTTGTCGCCAAAATTAAAGGTTAAAGAAAAGCGTAAGGTATTTTCTAAAGGATTTTTAACTTTTGATGCGGAAAATAAATAGGATACATCTACTTTGACTACGTTATATTTGAAACCAGCTCCAAGAGAGAAAAACTTTCTTGCGCCTTTTTCGTCACTTTCGTGAAAATATCCAGAACGCAATGAGAATGAATCTTGGTATTCGTATTCGGCTCCCAATGCGTAGGTAACTTCTTTTAGTTCTTCACTGAAGCCTCCTGGTGCATCACCAAAAGATTTAAAAATACCAGAAGCCCATCCTATTTTGCGATAGTCTTCTCTTTTTTGAATAGTTTCATCGGTGGTATCTGTACTTTCGAATTGAGGTGTTGGAACTAATAATTTATTGAATTCTAGATTCACACCAATTTTGTTGTATTCATCTAAAATAAAATCAAAACCTCCTCCGATTTTTAAGTTAGACGGCAAAAAATTTGTGCTTTCTTCAGATTCCGTTAAATCATAATTAATTTTTGGTCCTAAATTCTGAAAATTAAAACCACCTCTCCATCTTCCGTTAAAGTCCGAATAGGCTATTTCCTCAGATTGATAGTACCCGGCAATGTCTACAGCAAAAGAATTTGCAGCCGAAAGACTTTGACCATTAGTGGTTATCCCAAGGTTTGAACTTATGAATCGCCCAGCAACAGCCATTGAAAAATAATCGCTTAAGTGCAAAGAATAGGACAAATCTAGAGCGAATTCTGATGGTTTTACAATATTCGGTATGCTGTTTGCATCGTCTCTAAGCTCTATCTCACCAAGGCTGAAGTATCTTACACTTCCGGCAAAAGCGCTTCTGTCATTAAAACGATTGTAATAGGTTGCTTGCCCTAATGAAATATCATTAACAATGTCAATAAGATAAGGTGTGTAGCTTACAGAAAATCCTTGTTTGTCAGTGGCAAATGCATATTTGGCAGGATTCCATTGTTGTGAATAAGTGTCTGGTGAAGTAGCTACTCCAATGTCTCCCATACCTGCTGCTCTTGCATCGGCTGCTATTTGTAAAAAAGGGACTCCTGTTGTGATTGCTCTATCTTGTGCTATTGCATTGGTTGTTACAACGCAAATAAAAATCAAAATTAATTTCTTCATTATTTTTTTAATCATTAAACAAATATAGTATTAAATCAAAGTATTACCAATTTTTCTATTTTTTCAGCTTTTTTGTTGTTTAAAGATGATTTTACAGTCAATCGATAAACATAGACTCCTTTTCCTAGTCGGTCTCCAAAATCATCTTTTCCGTCCCACTTAATCTCTCTTGATAAAAATCCATCAGTAGTTATGATTTGGTTTTTTGACCAAACTACTTTTCCGGTAATTGTCATCACTTGTACTTGCACTTCTAGAGGCTCAAATGGTCTGTTGTGTGTGAACCAAAACTCGGTATAGTTTACAAATGGATTGGGATAATTCAAAACGTTTGTAAGTGTTATGGATTCATTTCCTACTACCAAAAACTGAATTTCACTAATGACAGGATTATTATACACGTCCCATGCTTTAATGGTTATTGTATGAAGTCCTATTGAAAGATTTCGAAAGGGGAATCTAACGGTTCCTGAGGTGAAATCATCCAATTTTGTTTCGTAATAATCATTTAAGACAAATGGATTGCTTTCGTCTCCGTCTAAAATAGCAACAATGTCATGACCAATTCCGCTGGCAGTATTAATTCCGTTTTCGTCTTCTAATTGTGCTATTAATATAGGAGACTGATTGGTCGTTCCGCCAGAAACGAAATTTTCATCGTTCATATATAACTTCACTTTTGGACTAATATTGTCTGCAACAGCATTTTCGTTAATTCCTCCTATTCTGATAGTTGTGTTTTGTCCAGTTTGGTTTTCAAGAGCATTGTCTTTTTTTGAATAAAAACTAATTTTTCCATTACCAACTGGAATACGAATGTCTCTTGGGACTACAAAACTAAATTTAAATTGACCATTTTTTACCGTTGCATTTCCTCGAAAGATTGCTTCGCCTAAAACAGAGAATGGTATGCTGGGACTGTTTCCGTCGTTATTAAGCGTATTTCTAGTGACTAATTTATCAGTGATAATTGTTGCGATTTCTCCATTATAATTAGACAATAAATTATTGTTTTCGTCTGTGACTTCACCAGAGAGCTTCATTTTTGCCAATGACTTGAAGTCGTCTATTGGTTGTGAAATAGCAATGTCATTTACCTTTGTTAGGTTAATTTTAGGTTTTGCTATGGCGAGGTGTAAAGCTGGGTCGCCAATAAAAACTACAACATTTGTTGATGAATTTGGATTTGTGTTTTTTGAAATTCGGAGTGCTTCTGCCATCGAAACGTAAGTGTTCGAACCAAATGATAGTAAATTTCTAGTCAATAATGGATTGAAATTTTCGGCACTAAATTGTCCTATAGAGCGTATTGTTGTAATCATTGCGATTGCGCCTCCCTTTGGGTTCCAATAGGTGTATTCTCCTGCTGTTGGACGTAACGGATTGTCGAATCTAGAAAACTCACAAGTAATCGTTACGAAAAGAGGGTATTTGAATGGATTGTTTAAATTTTGTCCGTCTGATTTTTCCCAAATACGTTCCGCCGCCAATCCGTCTTCACCACCGTGTCCTAAATAATTAAAAACCAAAGCACCTTTTTCAAAGGCATTAAATATATCTGTTCGGGCTTTAGGATATCGAAATCCACCAGCCGATGCTTCTTGTATATAGGAGTCAAGTAAAATTTTGGATACATTTAGAAATGGTTTTTCAGTGGTGATTAAATCTCCTAAACTACTTTGTTTTTCTTGTAAAGAAGCGTCTGAGGGAACATCTGAATCATCGCCTATGAGTACAAAGTTGTTTCTCCAGTTTCCATAAGATTTTAAGTCGTGATAGTCGATTACTTTTTGCACCATTTCTTCGGCTTGTTTAGTATCGTTTACTATCATTCTGCCTACAGCGATATCAATTCCGCCAAAACTAGAGGTTATGTTTCCTTCGTTGGTATCCATTAATCCAAAAAAATCATCTGACGCAAAAGAAGATTCTCCAGTGGCATTACTTATTAAGGAGTGATAAATAGGAACTAGATTACTGTTGTTATTGATTCTGTTTTTGTAATCGTAGGATGCGTCCCCAAAAAGGTTGACGTATTTAATTCTTTTATTTGGGGTAGAGGCATTGTCGTAAATGTATTTGATGCAATTTCTAATGGCTCCAATATCTTGTTTTCCTGATGCAAATTCGTGATAAATGGATTCGGTTGAAATCACTTTTACGTTTAGATTAGAGTAATTTCTGTGGAAAGTAGCCAGTTTTTCGGCTTGATTAATTAAAAAATGGGGTGTAATAATCAAATAATCAATGTCTTGAAATTGTCCTTGATTGTTTTTGAAAATGGTTCCTTTAATGTTTTGGTTGGCAATTTTTGATTTTTTCGAAACAGTTGGTGTCAAATAATCATTAGTATCTAGTGCGATATATTTTCGGACTTCACCTAAATTGGCTTTAAAACTAAATTGGTTTTGGTTGTTGTTTTCAATTTTTCGAATAGCATTGAGTTCGGTTATATCCCAAATCTGATTTATAGCTGTGGCGTTGGAAAGTGTATATTCAACAATTCCG harbors:
- a CDS encoding pyruvate dehydrogenase complex dihydrolipoamide acetyltransferase is translated as MATIITMPRLSDTMTEGTVATWLKKVGDKINEGDILAEIETDKATMEFESFNEGTLLYIGIPEGETAPVDSLLAIIGAEGEDVTALIAGGDTAPAPAVTEAPKEATTTPASTTSATELPKGVIVVTMPRLSDTMTEGTVATWLKKVGDTIAEGDILAEIETDKATMEFESFNSGTLLYIGIQEGNTAPVDSLLAIIGPAGTDITGVAAGFTAGGTTAAPVATETAAAPATTEKNIETVQEPSADGQRILASPLAKKLASEKGIQLSQVKGSGENGRITKSDIENFTPQANTAPQTASQQAPAAKTEAVAAPKPYIPAGQVATEEIKNSQMRKIIAKRLSESLFTAPHYNLVIEVSMDEAMKSRAVINTVPDTKVSFNDMVIKASALALKKHPKINSQWKEDAITINYHVNIGVAVAVEDGLVVPVLSFTDGMSLSQIGASVRDLAGRAKNKKLLPTEMEGSTFTISNLGMFGITEFNSIINQPNSAILSVGAIVEKPVVKNGQIVVGNTMMLSLACDHRTIDGATGAQFLQTLKQYIENPVTMLA
- the porV gene encoding type IX secretion system outer membrane channel protein PorV — protein: MKKLILIFICVVTTNAIAQDRAITTGVPFLQIAADARAAGMGDIGVATSPDTYSQQWNPAKYAFATDKQGFSVSYTPYLIDIVNDISLGQATYYNRFNDRSAFAGSVRYFSLGEIELRDDANSIPNIVKPSEFALDLSYSLHLSDYFSMAVAGRFISSNLGITTNGQSLSAANSFAVDIAGYYQSEEIAYSDFNGRWRGGFNFQNLGPKINYDLTESEESTNFLPSNLKIGGGFDFILDEYNKIGVNLEFNKLLVPTPQFESTDTTDETIQKREDYRKIGWASGIFKSFGDAPGGFSEELKEVTYALGAEYEYQDSFSLRSGYFHESDEKGARKFFSLGAGFKYNVVKVDVSYLFSASKVKNPLENTLRFSLTFNFGDKYENY
- the porU gene encoding type IX secretion system sortase PorU, translating into MKNRFFTLSLLILPFFIFAQYNGTIVINWFPAKKTNIGDYSVRIPTFDTNAFQFDPINKTIIYSSPIKSNSFNENIIINNVTYENITNEELGDLIIGNIPSTLNEKVTTTISRDVTTVFLTFSPLVKDNFGIKKVTSIAYSLVQNSNRTTNTNKTNTTQTISNSVLSSGNWYQFQIKKSGVYKISRSFLQQLGLSTNAIDPRRIKVYGNGGKMIPLTNNNSYPLDIEETPIEVIGENDGVFNNEDYILFYGEGTDTWNTESKTFNNLYEDESYYYITIDGGTGKRIQTFTQPSGNPTLSLSTFDDTQFHELDQINIGQLGRQWFGEKFDINNEQEFDFDFPNIDATIPVKISTETASAAFTPTSFVVSANNSPVGTINFPAVANNSGISFYTGNLPSSATFLGSEKNKIKYTYNNGGVPNAIGYLDYIKVVAKRKLVGYGKQFHFQYDNAFSTIGIVEYTLSNATAINQIWDITELNAIRKIENNNQNQFSFKANLGEVRKYIALDTNDYLTPTVSKKSKIANQNIKGTIFKNNQGQFQDIDYLIITPHFLINQAEKLATFHRNYSNLNVKVISTESIYHEFASGKQDIGAIRNCIKYIYDNASTPNKRIKYVNLFGDASYDYKNRINNNSNLVPIYHSLISNATGESSFASDDFFGLMDTNEGNITSSFGGIDIAVGRMIVNDTKQAEEMVQKVIDYHDLKSYGNWRNNFVLIGDDSDVPSDASLQEKQSSLGDLITTEKPFLNVSKILLDSYIQEASAGGFRYPKARTDIFNAFEKGALVFNYLGHGGEDGLAAERIWEKSDGQNLNNPFKYPLFVTITCEFSRFDNPLRPTAGEYTYWNPKGGAIAMITTIRSIGQFSAENFNPLLTRNLLSFGSNTYVSMAEALRISKNTNPNSSTNVVVFIGDPALHLAIAKPKINLTKVNDIAISQPIDDFKSLAKMKLSGEVTDENNNLLSNYNGEIATIITDKLVTRNTLNNDGNSPSIPFSVLGEAIFRGNATVKNGQFKFSFVVPRDIRIPVGNGKISFYSKKDNALENQTGQNTTIRIGGINENAVADNISPKVKLYMNDENFVSGGTTNQSPILIAQLEDENGINTASGIGHDIVAILDGDESNPFVLNDYYETKLDDFTSGTVRFPFRNLSIGLHTITIKAWDVYNNPVISEIQFLVVGNESITLTNVLNYPNPFVNYTEFWFTHNRPFEPLEVQVQVMTITGKVVWSKNQIITTDGFLSREIKWDGKDDFGDRLGKGVYVYRLTVKSSLNNKKAEKIEKLVIL
- the pdhA gene encoding pyruvate dehydrogenase (acetyl-transferring) E1 component subunit alpha, translating into MKEVTKEVYLKWYEDMLLWRKFEDKLAALYIQQKIRGFLHLYNGQEAVLAGALHAMDLTKDKMITAYRNHVQPIGMGVDPRRVMAELLGKATGTSKGMGGSMHIFSKEHRFYGGHGIVGGQIPLGAGLAFGDKYNNTGGVTLTYFGDGAARQGSLHEAFNMAMLWKLPVVFIVENNGYAMGTSVERTANHSDIWKLGLGYEMPCGPVDGMNPVKVAEAMTEAIERARRGDGPTFLEMKTYRYRGHSMSDAQLYRSKEEIEEYKKIDPITQVLDVIMDQKYATEEEIEVIDQRVKDLVEECVKFSEESPYPELQQLYDMVYEEENYPFIPHKL
- the cdd gene encoding cytidine deaminase; its protein translation is MKEINITTSFKQFESITELPAEIQELMHEAITIRKNAYAPYSNFRVGAALLLENNKVVCGSNQENAAYPSGLCAERVAIFYAGANYPGVRINKMAITAASDTNPTTEPIPPCGACRQSIAEYEIKQDQPIEIYFMGETGVIYQSNSLKNLLPFMFNKKFL